From a region of the Mobula hypostoma chromosome 6, sMobHyp1.1, whole genome shotgun sequence genome:
- the dusp19a gene encoding dual specificity protein phosphatase 19a — translation MHSLVNEIKAFSKTSLRKQSTRVTTITGKRLIETLRDARVHVEADAQQTDGAYGYVHDTSLDLQVGVIKPWLLLASQDVVHNYEKLKTHKISHILNVGYGIENAFPFEFIYKNVSILDLPDTAITLYFQECFDFIDQAKTQNGVVLVHCNAGVSRSASIVIGYLMWLYGLSFNDAFSEVKNARQVINPNPGFMEQLKNYQTKK, via the exons ATGCATTCGCTTGTCAATGAAATCAAGGCTTTTTCCAAGACATCGCTCAGGAAACAGAGCACAAGAGTGACAACAATAACTGGGAAAAGACTAATTGAAACACTCAGAGACGCTCGAGTGCATGTCGAAGCAGATGCTCAGCAAACGGATGGAGCTTATGGATATGTCCATGATACCAGCCTTGATCTGCAAGTTGGTGTTATTAAACCGTGGCTTTTGCTGG CTTCACAAGATGTGGTCCATAATTATGAGAAATTAAAAACACACAAG ATATCTCACATCTTGAACGTGGGCTATGGCATAGAAAATGCCTTTCCCTTTGAGTTCATTTACAAAAATGTTTCCATACTGGACCTCCCTGACACTGCTATCACCTTGTACTTTCAAGAATGCTTTGACTTTATTGACCAAGCCAAGACACAG AATGGTGTGGTGCTGGTTCATTGCAATGCTGGAGTGTCACGTTCTGCATCTATAGTGATAGGTTATCTCATGTGGTTATATGGACTCAGCTTTAATGATGCTTTCTCAGAAGTGAAGAATGCAAGGCAGGTTATCAATCCTAACCCTGGGTTTATGGAGCAACTGAAGAATTACCAGACAAAGAAATGA